The Acetobacter oryzifermentans genomic interval GCAAACCAGCGCCAACTTCTCCACCCTTACCGCCAACACTCACCACAACAGAGGATTGTGCAAACGCAGGATTTTCTTCCAGTTCCGCCCCATCGCTGCCGCGCAAAAAAGGCTTACCAAGCCAGTGCGGCCCACGCAGCATAACACGGGCCAGCTTACTGGGGCATATCGGATGGAAAGTGCCATTCCACCCTGCACGTGCCACAAGCCCCAAAGCCTGCGACCGCATGCCAGCAAAATCTTCCCCCACCACAAAGGCAGCAACGCCCGCCTGCGTTCCGCAAGACGACATATTTGAACCCTCTGGGGTTCCGGCGTAATCTGCACGCGCCATGATGCGTTATTCCTCTGTTGCGCAAGGGAGAGTGCTGAAAAGCGCTCCCGTGTCTTTCTCTCCTTGCCGCTGGAACGGAAAGCGTGCAAGGCGTGTTTGCGCATTCCAGATAAGGAGAAAGGCAACACAATGTCCGGCAGTTTCCATGATCTGGGCCTAGATCCAGCATTATGCGCACATGCGCAGCAGGCGGGCATGGCTGCCCCTACTCCAGTGCAACAGGCTGCTATTCCTGCCATTCTGGATGGCAAAGATGTATTGGTGCGTGCCCCCACGGGCACGGGCAAAACGGCAGCCTATACTTTGCCGCTTAGCCAGAAGCTGCTGAAATCTCGCAAGCCACGCTTTGTACTGGTGCTTGTGCCCACGCGTGAACTGGTTTTGCAGGTAGAAAAAGTTTTTCGCACCTGTTTGGGAGAAAGCAAAAAAGGCCAGAAGCAAACTGCGGTGACCCTTGTGCCACTGTTTGGCGGATCTGACCGGGCTGAGCAGGAGCATTTTCTTGCGCAAGCAACTGGTCGACGCATTCTGATTGCAACACCGGGCCGCTTGCTGGATTTTGTTTCCAACCGGATTTGCGATCTTTCAGAATGCGGATATCTGGTTCTGGATGAAGGCGACCGCCTGTTCTCTCCCGAATTTCAAGAAGATACAGAAACCCTGCTCTCCTATCTGCCATCCATGCGGCAAACGTTGGTGCTTTCCGCTACCCAACCCGAAAGTCTTAAAAGCACGCTTTTGAGCCTGCTGCACAAGCCGGTTGAAATCAGCATTGAACAAGCCCCCCAAAAGCGCGGGCCCATTCGTCAGGCCGCATTGTTTTTAGATCCCTCTCAGAAGCCGGGCTTTATAAAAGAATTTTTTAGCCGTGCGCCTAAAATGCGCAGTATTATTTTTGTACGCACAAAGGCAGAAGCAGATCAGCTCGCCGCTATTCTTAAAAAAGCACGCCTTGCTGCGGCTCCTTTACATGGGGACATTGCGCAGGATAAACGCACCAGCACAGTTGCCAGCTTTGAATCTGGGCGGCTCTTTATTCTTGTTGCCACAGATGTTGCAGCACGTGGGCTGGATGTGCCTTCTGTAAAACAGGTCATCAATTACGATGTGCCAGATCAGCCAGAAACCTATCTGCACCGTATTGGCCGCACAGGGCGCGGCGGAGAAAAAGGGTCTGCTCTTACGTTATGCACAATGGATGATCGTAAAAGCCTACGG includes:
- a CDS encoding DEAD/DEAH box helicase yields the protein MSGSFHDLGLDPALCAHAQQAGMAAPTPVQQAAIPAILDGKDVLVRAPTGTGKTAAYTLPLSQKLLKSRKPRFVLVLVPTRELVLQVEKVFRTCLGESKKGQKQTAVTLVPLFGGSDRAEQEHFLAQATGRRILIATPGRLLDFVSNRICDLSECGYLVLDEGDRLFSPEFQEDTETLLSYLPSMRQTLVLSATQPESLKSTLLSLLHKPVEISIEQAPQKRGPIRQAALFLDPSQKPGFIKEFFSRAPKMRSIIFVRTKAEADQLAAILKKARLAAAPLHGDIAQDKRTSTVASFESGRLFILVATDVAARGLDVPSVKQVINYDVPDQPETYLHRIGRTGRGGEKGSALTLCTMDDRKSLRQIEVGAQVKLRIISAEQALPVAKPPQPVSRRSKSVRP